Proteins found in one Miscanthus floridulus cultivar M001 chromosome 4, ASM1932011v1, whole genome shotgun sequence genomic segment:
- the LOC136550356 gene encoding uncharacterized protein: MGTTDVRIDVKLNKHVWSSGIRSVLRRVRVRIARKRNDEEDGEELYSLVTVAEIPPEGPLWSGSQKQRKVEASRSDGAADSAVVLVLPTTRSRRPPAPAHALTARSHHGADLPARACGRGQAAGPGRMRRRQTGTRVRLLFPQHRKDGHAGALLHGSSGMASRRLPVLL; encoded by the coding sequence ATGGGCACCACGGACGTCAGGATCGATGTGAAGCTCAACAAGCACGTCTGGAGCAGTGGTATCCGGAGTGTGCTGAGGCGCGTCCGCGTCAGGATCGCACGCAAGAGGAATGATGAGGAAGACGGGGAAGAGCTCTACTCTTTGGTCACCGTTGCTGAGATCCCCCCGGAAGGGCCTCTCTGGTCAGGATCGCAGAAGCAGAGGAAGGTGGAGGCGTCACGTTCGGACGGCGCCGCCGACTCGGCGGTCGTGCTGGTGTTGCCTACGACCCGGAGCCGCCGCCCTCCTGCGCCCGCGCATGCGCTGACGGCGAGGAGCCACCACGGGGCTGACCTGCCGGCTCGTGCATGCGGCCGCGGCCAAGCTGCTGGACCCGGGCGCATGCGCAGGCGCCAGACTGGCACTCGCGTACGCTTGCTCTTCCCGCAGCACCGCAAGGATGGCCACGCCGGCGCCTTGCTTCACGGCTCGTCGGGAATGGCCTCCCGACGACTTCCTGTCTTGCTCTGA